CATAGTTTTGTCAATTTGGATCTCAAAAGAGATCAAATGTAAGAAAAACTATCATTAACACTAAAATCTAAGaatcaataaaaaaatataaaaaagactAGTAAACTACTTGACAACAAGCTCATTAAGTGCTTGAGAGAGcttaatttgacatatcaaattaaagTAGATCAATAGCAATCATTtctttaaatttaacaaaattcgTAGGAGATATAGATTTCTTATCAGGTTCATTTCAACCAAATTCGGATCTCCCAACATCAGAGATCTCATCACTTTGGATTTCATATTTTTTGATAATGGCTTTGGCATCATTTAAATCTTGCTCATTTGCTTTCAAAGTTGCATTAGTTTTAGCAATTGTTTCATCATTTTTCTTGATAGTCTCATCAAATATCTCGTTAATCTTTCTAAGATCAATAATTACACCATCTTTCTCTTTGACAATTGTATTGGGTCTTTCTTTTTTCCCATTTGAGAATTACAACTTCTCTCAAAGAATCATTCAATTTACACAACACTTCCATTTTCTTCAACATATACTTAAAAGCATCCTCTAGGCTATTAAAATCAACATCATTATCATTGTatgaatttgaagctttaatCACCGAAGATGGATGTGAGATAAAATGACTTTTCTTCTTGGACATCATTACTTTAAATAGAATCACCTGCAACCTTTTATAAGCTGACACAAAAGCTTTGAAGCAACATTTTGATAAGTTTAAAACTCTTAGTAAAAGGATAAATTTATCTCTTGAAATATCTTCGATAattattacataatttccttCATATCTAAGTAAATCGGTTAGCTTGGTCTCAAAGTAAAAAGGAAAAGGATGCCTTTAAGATGAGATTGCCGTTCGTTACTCGTCCTTCTCTCCAAATTCAATCAACATCATTGAGGGTGGATTAAAACATGACTTGAGGATCATTTGCTAACTGACTAACACATTATGaagatcaaaataaaaaaattccaaCAATACATTGCACTTAGGCGGTTTTGTAAGCCCAGACTACTATTCAAAGGTCTGTCTAGTCAGTTGTTCAAATAAGGAATAGTACATGATGACAAAACATGCAGTTTAAGAAGCAATTTGAATATTAGAAAAACTAAGCTCCCAACAAGATTGCTCACCCACACTAGATTGACAAAAAAGATTTtactctttttttccttttttttttaataaagatAGGCTCTATATGCAAGTTAACATATAgaagaaatgagaaaatgtgtgTTATATTCAACTTTATGGTGTGCCTTTATATACATGCTTACACAGtctaaaagagaaaagaaataaaagaaatcaaatctTGTTCTAGAATTAAGCTTTAATATCTTGTACACTAGCTTTGTCTAAGAATCGGAAACAATATGTAAGTACAATTTTTTGAGAACGGTCAAATACTAAGAATACATCAGACGTAAActtaaaaagaataataaaaatgcTTACGAAATGGAGTATATGAAAACTTAAGCAATAATCTCAAGTCTATAAATAGCAGCTCTTGTAACGgagaaattttgtattttaaaagaCACTATATAATCTGTCCCAAGATATAAAATTTTGTTGGTAAAATAAATTTCATGTGAAATTTCAACAAGCTAATTACGAAGTGTTGCATTATGTTGAAGTGTTGCATTTGAATGGCATTGCTTAATATCTTGTACACTTGAGCAATAATTAAGCCTTAATATCTTGTACACTTTATCTATATTTTGTTGTACGGTGCTGtttgtttattttataaattttgtatcTTAAAAGATACTATATAATCTGTCTCAAGATATAAAATTTTGTTGATAAAAAACAAGCTAATTACGAAGTGTTGCATTACGTTGAGAGAGCCTAATCGAGAAACTTCAATGGCATTTGAACACCAAGTCTCATTAGTTATTTCCATTTAAGACCATATGAGTTCACAGTTTATAAATGCtatttatgccattgttgattgaTTTTATCATGTAAACCTGCTGATGGACTGAACCATGTTTCAGGTCCCAAATCCTTTATTTGACCTTGCTGGCATCATGTGTGGACAATTTGGGATTCCGTTTTGGAAGTTCTTTCTTGCAACTTTGATTGGGAAGGCAATTATTAAAACTCACATACAGGTTTGTGATGTTTTCTTTGTGTTTACCATACAAGCAGAGCCTCGGTTCCCTTTCACTGTTTTATTTCTACTGAATCAAGTTGTTTCTACCCGTGAAGTTGAAGGTCTTATTATAAATTCATTGTTTTAATTTTGCTTACGGTGTTAACGAGAATGTCACCACTCTGAAAAGATTCAGGTGGAAATGACTACTATCTGAAAAAAACAAACTTCTGTGTGTTAATTGTATCAATAAAGTTAAATTATCCTAATTTTTTGCAAGCATCTTATTAGTATCTATTTGGTTCCTTCTCTGCAGACGGTTTTTATTATCTCTGTCTGTAATAATCAACTTCTGGACTGGATAGAGAATGAACTGATCTGGGTTCTCAGTAGCCTCATTCCTGGATTTGATTCTTACTTGCCCACACTCACAGAAAAACTTCATGCCGTAAAGGAAAAGTACTTAGCTGCCCCACATCCTGTCCCTTCAAATGTCAAGGTACCCCTTGAATCAGTAAAAAATATATATCCATTTTAGTCTTCTAAAATGACTCTGTAAAATAGATTTCAAATCTCTTCTGCAGGAGAAGTGGGATTTTTCATTTGCATCGATCTGGAACACTATTGTGTGGCTTATGCTTATGAACTTCTTTGTGAAGATTGTCAATGCGACTGCTCAGGACCATCTGAAAAAGCAGCAAGATAAGCAGCTTGCGAAGAAGGTATCTGCTTCGAGACATTAAGCTTGCGAATTTATGAAGCGGGTATACTGGCATTCGGTCATCGTTTTACTTTATTATTCGTTTACGGGTAGTAATAGTTCACTATATGTTACCGCTCTTTCATAATTTACCATTAAAGCAATCCCCCAACAAACCATTGCACTATGTAGTCCCCTTTTAGAGCTTTGTATAAAGGAAATAGGTACACAGACAAATAGAAGCTACAGGTTTTTAT
The Gossypium arboreum isolate Shixiya-1 chromosome 10, ASM2569848v2, whole genome shotgun sequence genome window above contains:
- the LOC128281979 gene encoding vacuole membrane protein KMS1-like, producing MCGQFGIPFWKFFLATLIGKAIIKTHIQTVFIISVCNNQLLDWIENELIWVLSSLIPGFDSYLPTLTEKLHAVKEKYLAAPHPVPSNVKEKWDFSFASIWNTIVWLMLMNFFVKIVNATAQDHLKKQQDKQLAKKVSASRH